From Bradyrhizobium sp. AZCC 1610:
CTTCATCGCTTGCTGCCGGCGGTGGCACGAATGTGTCATTAGCGATCGTCTTCGGGCGCATGGGATGATGTCGAGTCAGCCAGGCGTCGAAGCCAGTACGTTCCCATTTGAGCGGCCCGCGTTCGCTGATCGGCGCTGGCAAGCCGTCGCGCTCGTGCCGGATTTGGCGCGTGCGATAGAAAGTGTCCAGTGAGATGCCTATCGCCATTGCAACCTCGGTCGAAGAATAGGGTTGCACCATCCTCTCTGGACTATTCGGCAGGTGCAAATGCATAACTCCGCAACGCCGCGTCAATCTTCCCTCCTTTGATCAGAGTCGATGCAACATGGGAGCAGACGAGAACGAAGGTGAAAAGCGCACGCCCCAGACGTAGGGAATTCGGCTTATTTGGAGTGCAAATAGGATGCATGCGGCGCTGTCACTTCGCGCATTCGCGCCAGCTTTGTGCGAACCTGCAACCAGACCGTTATGAGCGGCAGAACAAAAGTCGCTGCCGTTGGTTTCCCACGTTTTTGGTGAGTTCGTGTCCGTTCGTTGCGTCGTTGCGGTCGTCTTTAGTGCGAAACTGGTGCAGTACGTGGCAATCGAATCTGGATTTGGGGCGTGTGTGTCGCGTGCGGCCGCTGGTGGTTTTCACCTTTCGGACCTTTAAACTACTAATCTGGGGGGCAGGATTCGAGCTCACATGCTAACATATTCACATATAGGAGTTTTTCGTTAAAATCTGGCCCGAGGGACAAGTTGAGGGGCAGGGCGGGGATCTACTTGGTGTGTTGCGCCAGAAACCCAAGGGCAACCGGGCAAATAGGGTGTTCGAGTTTCTAATCATAATTGCAAAGTCCGCCCAGTGGTCGGCCCTTTGTTTGCCGGAAATCGCCACCGAGCCGCTACCCGAAAGATTCCCACTTTCGTACTGCGCATGCACGGAAGCTCGTCAAAAAGGCGCCCAAGGGGAAGTTCGACATCGGTGGCTCGCCGAATAGCCTTCGCAGCAGGAGCGTCGGCGAGCGGGTCATTCCAATCCAGTGCCCGCATAGTTGGCCCAAAGGGCAATATCAATCTGACGTTTGTCGATGCAGTGTTTCCATTGTGAGCCGTTAATGGCGCGTTCGCAAATTGGGGCTGCTGCAATGTTCAATTGTAACGGCACTCCATCCGTGGTCCTCACGTTTGGCAAGCGTGTGGGTAAGCCAAACCACGAACTGGTCGAGCAGGCTGAGAGATTTGCCTTGGCCAACTTTCAAACCCCGCTCGATATTCCCACACTCTGTCGAGCGCTGGCCGTCAGCGAGCGAACCCTGCGCAAAGCTTTTCAGAAGATCCGAGGCCTACCGCCCTGTCGACGCCTGCGGATGTTGAGATTATCGGGAGCAAGGCGGGCGCTGCTGTTGGCCCGCGGTCGTTATGTGACCGTCACTGAAATCGCGACCTCATTTGGCTTCGTTGAGCTTGGGCGCTTTTCCGTTGAGTACCGGAAAACATTTGGTGAAAGTCCTTCGGAAACGCTTGGTAGGCGTTCCGCAACCGAGCGGTGCCGCCGTAGCACCTCCCACGGTCGCGTGGGGACCGCCGAGTCTGATGCTAGCGAAGTATCATATCTCTAGATCGCGAGGCATCATGGGTTGTTTTGCAGGCGTCATGCTACTTGGCCAATCCCGCCGAAGTTGACGGCGACTTGCATACCGATGGCGTTATGAATGTGGTCAAGATGACGTGGCCGATGAATGACGACAGAATGCTGCGGCGAATATCTTCGGCTCGCCGCCGATACGGCTTTCAAAGGCTCTGAGGCGCTTATAGATCGAAATCAGTTCTACAATTCGGGGCCACGAGTTCACAAGGAATTGGAACGACGATCGAACCTGGGCGAAGGCATTGAGAATCTGGTTCAACGGACCAAGCGTGATCTTGCCGGCCACAATAGTCGGTGCGAGTACAATGTAAGGAAATACGTTGTCCGTCTGCAAATACAGGATACGGCCGACATTGAAGTACATGTAGTTGAGATAGACCCGAAAATAGTTCTGGCGGACCGCTGCAAAAAGGTCGAGCAGTTTGAGTGGCACCGCGCGAGCCGGGTCGTCCTCGCCCAGGACAAGTTCCTTCCGATAAGCTGCTTCCACACGCTGATTGTGAAATTCTAGTCCCGGCAGCCGCATACCAATCAGCGCTAGAAACGCCGTTCCAAACATCGCCCAAAGTAATGCGGCCACAACCAGCGGATACGGAATAGCACCGATCAAAGGCAGTTCTGTCACGTTGGTCGAAAGCCTGACCAGGACGGGTAGAAACGCAATGAGCGTCATGATCGCATCGACAAGACTGACGCCCAGTCCTTCCATCGAGGTCGCAAACCGCATCGCATCTTCCTGAACACGCTGGGAGGCCCCCTCAACGGTGCGCAGCTGCGGCCAATGCGTCGCGTAATAATCGTTCATCGCAGTACGCCAGCGAAAGATGTAGTGACTGACGAAGAATCTGGTCAAGACCCCGACAGTTACGGCAACGAAGGCGATTTCGGCAAAAGTCGCAAGCTGGAGGTAGAATTGAAGCAGTGTGACGGGCTCGGCTTTCGAAAGCGCCGCCTGGACGAGATCGTAAAACGGCCCGTACCAGTCGTTGACCGCGACGCTAACCTGAACCTGGAAGTAGGAAGTGAACAAAATCAACGCTGATCCAAGAATCGACCAGCGTGACCACGGGTGGGGGGATAAAAGCATCCAGGTCGACGCGAACAACGCTACTGCCACGACAAAATAGAGATAGAACCAGAGGAATTGCGCCGACCAAAACGCGGCGGCGCCGACTGTCTTAGTGCCAGACGCCTGAAGGTGAAATCCCAGCAACTCGCCGGTCTGAGAGCCGAACGTGTACCAGAAGCTAATCGCTAAGGCGCCCCACAGCGTGGCTGAAACTGTCAAAGCCAACGGACGAGGAAAGAACGATACGAACATGATTAGGTCCCGAAAACGGAAGATGCGCAAATAGCGATCTAACCGGTTATTTCATCTGGCCATTCCGGCAGAGCAATGCGTACGCCCAACGGCGTTCTTCGACGAAAAATACTCCACCTGAAGCCGACGGGTC
This genomic window contains:
- a CDS encoding helix-turn-helix domain-containing protein — protein: MFNCNGTPSVVLTFGKRVGKPNHELVEQAERFALANFQTPLDIPTLCRALAVSERTLRKAFQKIRGLPPCRRLRMLRLSGARRALLLARGRYVTVTEIATSFGFVELGRFSVEYRKTFGESPSETLGRRSATERCRRSTSHGRVGTAESDASEVSYL
- the sbmA gene encoding peptide antibiotic transporter SbmA yields the protein MFVSFFPRPLALTVSATLWGALAISFWYTFGSQTGELLGFHLQASGTKTVGAAAFWSAQFLWFYLYFVVAVALFASTWMLLSPHPWSRWSILGSALILFTSYFQVQVSVAVNDWYGPFYDLVQAALSKAEPVTLLQFYLQLATFAEIAFVAVTVGVLTRFFVSHYIFRWRTAMNDYYATHWPQLRTVEGASQRVQEDAMRFATSMEGLGVSLVDAIMTLIAFLPVLVRLSTNVTELPLIGAIPYPLVVAALLWAMFGTAFLALIGMRLPGLEFHNQRVEAAYRKELVLGEDDPARAVPLKLLDLFAAVRQNYFRVYLNYMYFNVGRILYLQTDNVFPYIVLAPTIVAGKITLGPLNQILNAFAQVRSSFQFLVNSWPRIVELISIYKRLRAFESRIGGEPKIFAAAFCRHSSATSS